In Opitutaceae bacterium TAV5, one genomic interval encodes:
- a CDS encoding glutamine synthetase, with protein sequence MAKIKLEYIWLDGYSPIANLRSKTKIIDGDPATLKLEEVPDWGFDGSSTQQAEGRSSDCILKPVALFPDITRSNAFLVMSEVLLPTGEPHPTNSRATIVDDPDTWFGFEQEYFFFQDGRPLGFPEEGFPAPQGRYYTGVGYKNVGDIAREIVEEHLNICLAAGINHEGINAEVAKGQWEFQIFGKGSKTAADEIWVARYILERLGEKYGVDIEWSCKPIRGDWNGSGMHSNFSTKFMREKGGKEYFEKLMDAFRKHHDEHIAVYGPDNHLRLTGLHETQSIDKFSYGLADRGSSIRIPHSFVNSGYKGYLEDRRPNSAADPYLVASRILKTISTVPTT encoded by the coding sequence ATGGCCAAAATCAAACTGGAATACATCTGGCTCGACGGCTACTCGCCCATCGCGAATCTCCGCAGCAAGACCAAGATTATCGATGGCGATCCCGCCACCCTGAAGCTCGAGGAAGTTCCCGACTGGGGCTTTGACGGCAGCTCGACCCAGCAGGCCGAAGGCCGCAGTTCGGACTGCATTCTCAAGCCTGTCGCCCTTTTCCCGGACATCACCCGCTCCAATGCGTTTCTGGTGATGTCGGAAGTTCTCCTTCCGACCGGCGAGCCGCATCCGACCAATTCCCGCGCGACCATCGTCGATGATCCCGACACCTGGTTCGGTTTCGAACAGGAGTACTTTTTCTTCCAGGACGGCCGCCCGCTCGGCTTCCCCGAGGAAGGCTTCCCGGCCCCGCAAGGCCGCTACTACACCGGCGTCGGCTACAAGAACGTCGGCGACATCGCCCGCGAGATCGTGGAGGAGCACCTCAACATCTGTCTCGCGGCCGGCATCAACCACGAAGGCATCAACGCCGAAGTGGCCAAGGGCCAATGGGAATTCCAGATCTTCGGCAAGGGCTCCAAGACGGCTGCCGACGAAATCTGGGTGGCCCGCTACATCCTCGAGCGTCTCGGCGAGAAATACGGCGTGGACATCGAGTGGAGCTGCAAGCCCATCCGCGGCGACTGGAACGGTTCCGGCATGCACTCCAACTTCTCGACCAAATTCATGCGTGAAAAGGGCGGCAAGGAGTACTTCGAAAAACTCATGGACGCCTTCCGCAAGCACCACGACGAGCACATCGCGGTGTACGGTCCGGACAATCACCTGCGCCTGACCGGTCTCCACGAGACCCAGTCGATCGACAAGTTCTCCTACGGTCTCGCCGACCGCGGTTCCTCGATCCGCATCCCGCACTCGTTCGTCAACAGCGGCTACAAGG
- a CDS encoding DNA repair protein RecF, with the protein MRLRRITLQNFRNIAFADIRLEGRLQFLVGGNGQGKTSFLEAAGFVSALRSFRATESRVLIRQGQAEAALACEFGHEHLGDTRLLIKLRTDGKEVWCDGERVPRVSEHLGRFPTVVFSSQDQQLIRGAPALRRRWLDLTLAMTDAAYLSALQAYHQALAGRNSLLKRQAPARELAAFEHPLATAAAGLVRKRQASVAELAEHVTRAYAQIADHAEPTSLTLSAHTAGTEAGDTATPDPDPAPSPALSARDAAAWLAVFERHRTRDLQMRATLTGPHRDDLVFKVGGRPARDFGSEGQQRSLALALRLAQVEFFRARSGIEPVLLADDVLGELDPARRRRFWTSLGDTRQVIATGTTLPDTAPGDWQVLHVASGAFSGSPPSPPFV; encoded by the coding sequence ATGCGTCTGCGCCGGATCACACTGCAAAACTTCCGCAACATCGCCTTCGCCGACATCCGGCTGGAGGGCCGTTTGCAGTTTCTGGTCGGCGGCAACGGGCAGGGGAAAACCAGCTTCCTCGAGGCGGCCGGTTTTGTCAGCGCGTTGCGATCGTTTCGCGCCACCGAGAGCCGCGTCCTCATTCGCCAGGGCCAGGCCGAAGCCGCGCTCGCCTGCGAGTTCGGGCACGAGCATCTCGGCGACACACGCCTCCTCATCAAACTGCGCACCGATGGCAAGGAGGTGTGGTGCGACGGCGAGCGCGTCCCGCGGGTCTCCGAACACCTCGGGCGTTTCCCGACGGTTGTTTTTTCGTCGCAGGATCAGCAGCTCATCCGTGGCGCGCCCGCGCTGCGCCGCCGCTGGCTCGACCTGACGCTCGCCATGACGGACGCCGCCTACCTGAGCGCGTTGCAGGCGTATCACCAGGCACTCGCCGGCCGCAACAGCCTGCTCAAGCGGCAGGCTCCCGCCCGCGAACTCGCCGCCTTCGAACATCCGCTCGCCACCGCCGCCGCCGGTCTCGTCCGCAAACGCCAGGCCAGCGTCGCCGAGCTGGCGGAGCACGTCACCCGCGCCTACGCGCAGATCGCCGACCATGCCGAACCCACTTCGCTGACGCTCTCCGCGCACACCGCCGGGACCGAAGCCGGGGACACCGCCACGCCCGATCCGGATCCCGCCCCCTCCCCCGCCCTTTCCGCGCGCGATGCCGCCGCCTGGCTGGCCGTCTTCGAACGCCACCGGACGCGCGACCTGCAAATGCGCGCCACGCTCACCGGTCCGCATCGCGACGATCTCGTGTTCAAGGTCGGCGGGCGTCCCGCGCGCGACTTCGGCTCCGAGGGGCAGCAACGCAGCCTCGCGCTCGCGCTGCGGCTCGCGCAGGTGGAGTTTTTCCGGGCGCGCTCCGGCATCGAACCCGTGCTGCTCGCCGACGATGTTCTCGGCGAGCTCGATCCTGCGCGCCGCCGCCGTTTCTGGACCTCGCTCGGCGACACGCGCCAGGTCATCGCCACCGGCACCACGCTGCCCGACACCGCTCCCGGCGACTGGCAGGTTCTGCATGTCGCCAGCGGCGCCTTCAGCGGCTCCCCCCCCTCTCCCCCTTTCGTATGA